Proteins encoded in a region of the Metamycoplasma alkalescens genome:
- a CDS encoding HinT-interacting membrane complex lipoprotein P60 — MKKKTIITTALLSSLLPITSVISISCNNPNSNSKNETSGFQVNFLKEPASKNQIIQQLLDTYLSIFYESDLKDISANDNDEKILKAIEDKNSKLYADLYDIFKQYAAKKLEENPQIFWNLKFDFIRLNIDEKDFKPSPKEIPNEKDFIFIMKNSKPLQLNWRLELEKLLISKLYLLKSREEFKKLSNNDKGQDKYQVSLDAEIKKEEKNSTKKDLYNALDLSSSNLYLIKYLVENPIIQKWSFTDNQDMNLRNGHANVSTFDDFNNLASYTSSDKVKYNYNPIAKHKEFIIATGSSEKTNLKDLRAFKGIEQNKNTSGDLANTLAAIKNTKSPIFGFVNPNTNQVWDQDYFKFAEILEKEKILPKIKPTAQLNAKVGKEDQLKNFDAKDIEFERLTRDNQNEKLFTKELTLENGENKKYKLLFEVNGDLVFSSGTSGNLRVPMRLSVEGLGKRHFYDFNAILNYDGTKFVVDERGNNINLDKFPKQINMIKNGTIDAAYVVKIAPMYILKEVDDEKEPGKKVNKGFLTFDQTPWNNETEQSKIANHIIVSKGNELFREANKYILDNLGFKLVDLHPIVLDIFKAEGIL; from the coding sequence ATGAAAAAGAAAACAATAATAACAACTGCTTTATTATCTAGTCTTTTACCAATTACTTCAGTCATTTCAATTTCATGTAATAACCCAAATAGTAATAGCAAAAATGAGACTTCAGGATTTCAAGTTAATTTCTTAAAAGAACCTGCTTCAAAAAACCAAATTATTCAGCAACTTTTGGACACATATTTAAGTATTTTTTATGAAAGTGATTTAAAAGATATATCAGCTAATGATAATGATGAAAAAATTTTAAAAGCAATCGAAGATAAGAATTCAAAATTATACGCTGATTTGTATGATATATTTAAGCAATATGCTGCTAAAAAATTAGAAGAAAATCCCCAAATTTTTTGAAATTTAAAATTTGATTTTATTCGACTAAATATAGACGAAAAAGATTTTAAGCCTAGTCCAAAAGAAATTCCTAATGAAAAAGATTTTATTTTTATAATGAAAAATTCAAAACCTCTTCAACTAAATTGAAGATTGGAATTAGAAAAATTATTGATTTCTAAACTTTATTTATTAAAATCAAGAGAAGAATTTAAAAAACTTTCAAACAATGACAAAGGTCAAGATAAATATCAAGTTAGTTTAGATGCTGAAATTAAAAAAGAAGAAAAAAATAGCACTAAAAAAGATCTTTACAATGCATTGGATTTATCAAGTTCTAATTTATACCTAATTAAGTATTTAGTAGAAAATCCAATTATCCAAAAATGATCATTTACTGATAATCAGGATATGAATTTAAGAAATGGACATGCAAATGTCTCAACATTTGATGATTTTAATAATTTGGCTTCATATACATCTAGTGATAAGGTCAAATATAATTACAATCCAATCGCAAAACATAAAGAATTTATTATTGCTACAGGTAGTTCAGAAAAAACTAATTTAAAAGATTTAAGAGCATTTAAAGGAATTGAACAAAATAAAAATACTTCAGGTGACTTAGCTAATACATTAGCTGCAATAAAAAACACCAAATCTCCAATTTTTGGTTTTGTTAATCCAAATACAAATCAAGTTTGAGATCAAGACTATTTCAAATTTGCAGAAATATTAGAAAAAGAAAAAATTCTTCCTAAAATAAAACCAACAGCACAATTAAATGCAAAAGTTGGTAAAGAAGATCAACTAAAGAATTTTGATGCCAAAGATATTGAATTTGAGAGATTAACTAGAGATAATCAAAACGAAAAATTATTTACCAAAGAATTAACCCTTGAAAATGGAGAAAATAAAAAATATAAATTATTATTTGAAGTAAATGGTGATTTAGTATTTAGTAGCGGAACTAGTGGTAATTTAAGAGTTCCAATGCGTTTAAGTGTTGAAGGACTGGGTAAAAGACATTTTTATGACTTTAATGCAATTTTAAATTATGATGGCACAAAATTTGTAGTTGATGAGAGAGGTAACAACATTAATCTAGATAAGTTTCCAAAACAAATTAATATGATAAAAAATGGAACAATTGATGCTGCGTATGTTGTTAAAATTGCACCAATGTATATTTTAAAAGAAGTTGATGATGAAAAAGAACCAGGTAAAAAAGTTAATAAAGGCTTCTTAACTTTTGATCAAACACCATGAAATAATGAAACTGAACAAAGTAAAATTGCTAACCATATTATTGTTTCAAAAGGAAATGAGTTGTTTAGAGAAGCTAATAAGTATATATTAGATAATTTAGGGTTTAAATTAGTTGATTTACATCCAATTGTTTTAGACATATTTAAAGCGGAAGGAATATTATAA
- the hinT gene encoding histidine triad protein HinT translates to MEKDIFQRIIDREIPATILYEDADVIAFLDIKPVQKGHFLVVHKEFSRNLYDIEEKDLLKLVSKARELALEWTEKLNADGFKLTINNNDAADQAVFRTHIHIIPYYD, encoded by the coding sequence ATGGAGAAAGATATATTTCAAAGAATAATTGATAGAGAAATTCCAGCAACAATTCTTTATGAAGATGCAGATGTGATTGCTTTTTTAGATATTAAACCAGTGCAAAAAGGACATTTTTTAGTTGTTCACAAAGAATTTTCAAGAAATCTTTATGATATTGAAGAAAAAGATTTACTTAAATTAGTTTCAAAAGCACGTGAATTAGCTTTAGAATGAACTGAAAAACTTAATGCTGATGGATTTAAACTAACAATTAATAATAATGATGCTGCAGATCAAGCTGTTTTTAGAACACATATTCATATCATTCCATATTATGACTAA
- a CDS encoding ABC transporter ATP-binding protein — MLRLFKYMSNKLKMLSLLTIVFTIVQVIAFLFIPIFIGQITSLISQKIFLKANNIPFETFTSSVRILRMFTVEGTIPESLKYFSIYFAIALIIGSSSTLFGSILGSYVSVAGAKQIREKLWNHLGTLSQKDIEFFSHAKIMTRFTIDVTRIQFGINVFLRLSIVGPFNLIFGLVFALLTDMKLSVTLGVLIPALMLTMIISSIIVVPYFVKEQRMYEQLNNESQESILGIKVIKSYNLENLQNNKFEDKNWKWNKLSKRSWNAYNLTFAFVNLFANVTTALILLVAGYFIRRDSTGSILEDANKYKETISSASTFINYVVYITVGVIMSTFVIYSLVRSMISGKKINEIFKTKPDIEYVVSDKKIENGHINFNHVSFRYYNDSEKNVLEDITFEAKPGETIGIIGPTGSGKSTIAKLLSLDFKASHGSIKIDGHDIKEIDTKSIHQTIAHVYQKPALLSGSVRSNLLMAKPNASDEELIYSIKAACAYDFVFKLKDNLDAEIQAKGANLSGGQKQRLSIAQGIIKKPKILILDDSTSALDANTESEIKKNLKKLNIDNFVTIIIAQKISSIMDADKILVLEKGKVIDSGQHLDLMRRCALYSEIAKTQLGEENV, encoded by the coding sequence ATGCTTAGACTTTTTAAATATATGAGTAATAAACTAAAAATGCTTTCTTTGTTAACAATTGTTTTTACAATTGTTCAGGTTATTGCTTTTTTGTTTATTCCGATTTTTATTGGGCAAATTACCTCATTAATTTCTCAAAAAATATTTTTAAAAGCAAATAATATTCCATTTGAAACATTTACTTCAAGTGTTCGAATTTTAAGAATGTTTACAGTCGAAGGAACAATTCCTGAAAGTCTAAAGTATTTTTCAATTTATTTTGCTATTGCTTTAATTATTGGTTCATCATCAACTTTATTTGGTTCAATTCTTGGATCATATGTTTCAGTTGCAGGGGCAAAACAAATTCGCGAAAAACTTTGAAATCATTTAGGAACTTTATCGCAAAAAGATATTGAATTTTTTAGTCATGCCAAAATTATGACAAGATTTACAATTGATGTTACAAGAATTCAATTTGGAATAAATGTTTTTTTAAGATTAAGTATTGTAGGACCTTTTAATTTAATTTTTGGATTAGTTTTTGCATTATTAACAGATATGAAACTTTCAGTTACACTTGGAGTTTTAATTCCGGCTTTAATGCTTACAATGATTATTTCAAGTATTATTGTTGTTCCTTATTTTGTTAAAGAACAAAGAATGTATGAACAACTAAATAATGAATCACAAGAAAGCATTCTTGGAATCAAGGTTATTAAATCATACAATTTAGAAAATCTTCAAAATAATAAATTCGAAGATAAAAATTGAAAATGAAATAAGTTATCAAAAAGATCTTGAAATGCTTACAATTTAACATTTGCTTTTGTTAATTTATTTGCCAATGTTACAACGGCTTTAATTTTATTAGTTGCAGGTTATTTTATCCGAAGAGATAGCACTGGTTCAATTTTAGAAGATGCAAATAAGTATAAAGAAACAATTTCAAGTGCTTCAACATTTATAAATTATGTTGTTTATATTACAGTTGGAGTAATTATGTCAACTTTTGTGATTTATTCATTGGTTAGATCAATGATTTCAGGGAAAAAAATCAATGAAATTTTTAAAACAAAACCAGATATTGAATATGTTGTTTCAGATAAAAAAATTGAAAATGGCCATATAAATTTCAATCATGTCTCATTTCGTTATTATAATGATTCAGAAAAAAACGTTTTAGAAGATATTACATTTGAAGCAAAACCGGGTGAAACAATTGGAATTATTGGTCCAACTGGCTCTGGTAAAAGTACAATTGCAAAATTACTAAGTCTTGATTTCAAAGCCTCACATGGTTCAATCAAAATTGATGGGCATGATATTAAAGAAATTGATACAAAATCAATTCATCAAACAATTGCCCATGTATACCAAAAGCCAGCTTTATTAAGTGGAAGTGTTCGTTCAAATTTATTGATGGCAAAACCAAATGCTAGTGATGAAGAATTAATTTATAGTATTAAAGCAGCTTGTGCTTATGACTTTGTTTTTAAATTAAAAGATAATTTGGATGCTGAAATTCAAGCTAAAGGAGCAAATTTATCTGGTGGACAAAAACAAAGACTATCAATTGCGCAAGGAATTATTAAAAAACCAAAAATTCTTATTTTGGATGATTCAACTTCTGCTTTAGATGCAAATACTGAATCAGAAATCAAAAAAAATCTAAAAAAATTAAATATCGACAATTTTGTCACAATTATTATTGCCCAAAAAATTTCATCAATCATGGATGCTGACAAAATTTTAGTTTTAGAAAAAGGAAAGGTGATTGATTCAGGACAACATCTTGATTTAATGCGCCGTTGTGCTTTGTATTCTGAGATTGCTAAAACCCAATTAGGAGAAGAAAATGTATAA
- the whiA gene encoding DNA-binding protein WhiA, which produces MQNKTFTLQIKEEIINRPLKKQEKLNLLSGIFATAKIENKFAKLIFNNKDLFEFVKNLLQEFNISFRQNHKNDFLIDIATFENQKLKFERDYFSGIFLASGSISNFESLSNHLELKFYDFNKALECLMTLNKYNLEFKLLKRNNKYLIYLKKIENICDFLKAIEAINSYYQLEEYKISRDYYNNINRITNFDIYNQQRIANSNTLFLENYDFVMKNKLSNLFKKEELDFFKIKKNNLDCSLSELVILLEKNNIKKSRSSLNHTLIKLKNKVNKYKAKKQ; this is translated from the coding sequence ATGCAAAATAAAACTTTTACATTACAAATCAAAGAAGAAATTATTAATCGTCCACTTAAAAAACAAGAAAAACTAAATTTATTAAGTGGAATTTTTGCAACTGCAAAAATTGAAAATAAGTTTGCAAAATTAATATTTAATAATAAAGATTTATTTGAATTTGTAAAAAATCTTTTGCAAGAATTTAATATTTCTTTTAGACAAAATCATAAAAATGATTTTTTAATTGACATTGCAACATTTGAAAATCAAAAACTAAAATTTGAAAGAGATTATTTTTCAGGAATATTTCTAGCAAGTGGTTCAATTTCAAACTTTGAAAGTTTGTCAAACCATTTAGAATTAAAATTTTATGATTTTAACAAAGCACTAGAATGCTTAATGACACTAAACAAATACAATTTAGAATTTAAACTTTTAAAAAGAAATAATAAATATTTAATTTATTTAAAAAAAATTGAAAATATTTGTGATTTTTTAAAAGCAATTGAAGCTATTAATTCTTATTATCAATTAGAAGAATATAAGATCTCAAGAGATTATTATAATAATATTAATCGAATTACAAATTTTGATATTTATAACCAACAACGAATTGCAAATTCAAATACTTTATTTTTAGAAAATTATGATTTTGTGATGAAAAATAAATTAAGTAATTTATTTAAAAAAGAAGAATTAGATTTTTTTAAAATCAAAAAAAATAATTTAGATTGTAGTTTATCTGAATTAGTTATTTTGCTAGAAAAAAATAATATTAAAAAATCACGTTCATCTTTAAACCATACACTAATAAAATTAAAAAATAAAGTTAACAAATACAAAGCAAAAAAACAATAA
- a CDS encoding variable surface lipoprotein → MSKNYKWKKIKIITSILLPISLLPLIAISCNNQKQDDNKKQKIDISKLNL, encoded by the coding sequence ATGAGTAAAAATTACAAATGAAAAAAAATAAAAATAATCACAAGTATTTTATTGCCAATATCTTTGTTACCTTTGATTGCAATTTCTTGCAATAATCAAAAGCAAGATGATAACAAAAAACAAAAGATTGATATTTCGAAATTAAATTTATAA
- a CDS encoding acetate/propionate family kinase, which translates to MEKILVINAGSSSIKWTLFNQDLKIEAKGIAQRIKMQEGILTLDYMGKKTDTSMPLPSFLETVKQLVKQWKDHNIIADFKEINKVSFRIVNGGPNLQKTTIISPKALEWLKSSIDLAPIHNPGAIAAIEAFQQLLPHAKMSMHFDTSFHQTLPKKAYTYPINKKITDDLNIRKYGFHGLNHHYITLKCQEIFNKKNVNIVNLHIGNGASLCAIKNSQSIDTSMGFTPLAGVMMGTRSGDIDASIIPYIMKHKNMSIEEAFAMLNEQSGMLGVSGISSDLRDVQEFKNKNPQADFALDLYAQKIADYLVLYLNKINDKIDAIVFTAGVGENDNDMRQAVIDKINLVNLEIDAQKNQDRNFKDYKLISSEKSQIPIYVIRADEELFIAKEAINL; encoded by the coding sequence ATGGAAAAAATTTTAGTTATTAATGCAGGTTCAAGTTCAATTAAATGAACATTATTCAATCAAGATTTAAAAATTGAAGCTAAAGGAATAGCTCAGCGAATTAAAATGCAAGAAGGCATTTTAACTTTGGATTATATGGGTAAAAAAACTGATACTTCTATGCCGCTTCCTTCTTTTTTAGAAACTGTTAAACAACTAGTTAAACAATGAAAAGATCATAATATTATTGCTGATTTTAAAGAAATAAACAAAGTTTCATTTCGGATTGTAAATGGTGGACCGAATTTGCAAAAAACAACAATTATTAGTCCCAAAGCACTGGAATGATTAAAAAGTTCAATTGATTTAGCACCAATTCATAATCCTGGCGCAATTGCTGCGATTGAAGCTTTTCAACAACTTTTACCGCATGCAAAAATGTCAATGCATTTTGATACTTCATTTCATCAAACACTACCAAAGAAAGCTTATACATATCCAATAAATAAAAAAATAACAGATGATCTAAATATTCGAAAATATGGTTTTCATGGATTAAATCATCATTACATTACCCTAAAATGTCAAGAAATATTCAACAAAAAAAATGTCAATATTGTTAATTTACATATTGGTAATGGCGCTAGTTTATGCGCAATTAAAAATAGTCAATCAATTGATACAAGCATGGGATTTACTCCATTAGCTGGAGTGATGATGGGAACAAGAAGTGGTGATATTGATGCTTCAATTATTCCTTACATCATGAAACATAAAAATATGAGCATTGAAGAGGCATTTGCAATGTTGAATGAACAATCAGGAATGTTGGGAGTGTCTGGAATTTCATCAGATTTAAGGGATGTTCAAGAATTTAAAAATAAAAACCCTCAAGCTGATTTTGCTCTTGATTTATATGCCCAAAAAATTGCTGATTATTTAGTTTTATATCTAAACAAAATAAATGATAAAATTGATGCAATTGTTTTTACTGCTGGAGTTGGTGAAAATGATAATGACATGCGTCAAGCAGTAATTGACAAAATTAACTTAGTAAACTTAGAGATTGATGCGCAAAAAAATCAAGATCGAAATTTCAAAGATTATAAATTAATATCTTCAGAAAAAAGTCAAATCCCAATTTATGTAATTCGGGCAGATGAAGAATTATTTATTGCCAAAGAAGCAATCAATTTGTAA
- a CDS encoding HinT-interacting membrane complex protein P80 — MSKKMQKNKTNEQKTKRNRILWGTFWATAIATAIGAGIGIPLAQASKVLPKPSPILNPDSHIYRIQDPSGNKIDINYGSIDKNPVLENKNKHIFEQIKKHISKYLYEQEYEASLRYQAIYNANKSKADEKQFALDSIEKITEKVKKELDDLKKQYQKQFGLEKKWEEKFLEELAKDSWGKSKNEAQALDFKINKEIEKNAYLRYKTEVNTDWTYLELKNGVKANKKVSYTIKGQEKVIAKKDEIINLQNELNIKENVDYVLPKEDSIENQVDSKTSIKIPIFVTKSFVKEFKNPQRFIKPWLDKKQAILSEFALSTKQDETGSEKPWKVKKDEIIKLLKFSAYETKDKKTEIKLGVEKLNDFSGFSNLIKEQEIKEEDEIKANNDKLLINNLSSDTSNANKFGSKGFINLEKTISSEDPSSYLNLLSIVLGDVKNGNNNVNKWIYKHTEKNDLFTTLKENLTKAFVESKYFKDFEKLDVYSKILGELKKDIFSNGKSSLKLSVVKNKKNGDSEIQKYAQYNNKIEEIINKFDEKDLVDVFGSVFRDTFSNGVASNKAKKKINALYKVGNNFVSVTSKGILIQNVHQFNNEDQVRKLIVRDLGIKSKANYKSLFTSELFDLTTIFSEVINSNEFQIKDLLGNEDFKNHIKNQKFTPIDSDKEKEFTDEDINGAINYISAFEKTNKTSILNNKLDQIEKFVQKQVNDNLIEDFKYDSTQNKVTIESHNGREAVDYIFDTIVEYVLNVEIKEKGKR, encoded by the coding sequence ATGTCTAAAAAAATGCAAAAAAATAAAACAAATGAACAAAAAACCAAAAGAAATAGGATTCTTTGAGGTACTTTTTGAGCAACAGCTATAGCTACTGCTATTGGAGCAGGAATTGGAATTCCGCTTGCGCAAGCATCAAAAGTGCTTCCAAAACCATCTCCAATTTTAAATCCGGATAGCCATATATATCGGATTCAAGACCCTTCAGGAAATAAAATCGATATCAATTATGGATCAATTGATAAAAACCCAGTTTTAGAAAATAAAAACAAACATATTTTTGAACAAATCAAAAAACATATTAGTAAATACTTATATGAACAAGAATATGAAGCTTCATTAAGATACCAAGCAATTTATAATGCCAATAAATCTAAAGCAGATGAAAAACAATTTGCTTTAGATTCTATTGAAAAAATTACTGAAAAAGTAAAAAAAGAATTGGACGATCTTAAAAAGCAATATCAAAAACAATTTGGTTTAGAAAAAAAATGGGAAGAAAAATTTTTAGAAGAGTTAGCTAAAGATAGTTGAGGAAAATCAAAAAATGAAGCCCAAGCTTTAGATTTTAAAATCAACAAAGAAATTGAAAAAAATGCTTATTTAAGATACAAAACTGAAGTAAATACTGATTGAACCTATTTGGAATTAAAAAATGGTGTCAAAGCAAATAAAAAAGTTTCTTACACAATAAAAGGTCAAGAAAAAGTTATTGCTAAAAAAGACGAAATTATAAATTTACAAAATGAGCTTAATATTAAAGAAAATGTTGATTATGTTTTACCAAAAGAAGATTCAATTGAAAATCAAGTTGATTCAAAAACATCAATTAAGATTCCAATTTTTGTCACAAAATCTTTTGTTAAAGAATTTAAAAATCCACAACGATTCATAAAACCATGATTAGATAAAAAACAAGCAATCTTATCTGAATTTGCTTTATCTACAAAACAAGATGAAACAGGATCAGAAAAACCATGAAAAGTTAAAAAAGACGAAATTATTAAATTATTAAAATTTTCAGCTTATGAAACAAAAGATAAAAAAACAGAAATTAAACTTGGTGTTGAAAAACTTAACGACTTTTCTGGTTTTAGTAATTTAATTAAGGAGCAAGAAATAAAGGAAGAAGATGAAATCAAAGCTAATAATGATAAATTATTAATTAATAATCTTTCTTCTGATACATCTAATGCAAATAAGTTTGGCTCAAAAGGGTTTATTAATTTAGAAAAAACAATTTCATCTGAAGATCCTTCTTCATATTTAAATTTATTATCAATAGTTTTAGGTGATGTTAAAAATGGTAACAATAATGTCAATAAATGAATATATAAGCATACTGAAAAAAATGACTTATTCACTACATTAAAAGAGAATCTAACAAAAGCTTTTGTAGAATCTAAATATTTTAAGGACTTTGAGAAACTTGATGTTTACAGCAAAATACTTGGTGAATTAAAAAAAGATATTTTTTCAAATGGTAAAAGTTCTTTAAAATTATCCGTTGTCAAAAATAAAAAAAATGGTGATTCTGAAATTCAAAAATATGCACAATACAATAATAAAATTGAAGAAATAATTAATAAATTTGATGAAAAAGATTTGGTTGATGTATTCGGTTCAGTTTTTAGAGATACATTTAGCAATGGTGTTGCTAGTAATAAAGCTAAGAAAAAAATTAATGCACTTTATAAAGTTGGAAATAATTTTGTTTCAGTTACATCAAAAGGAATACTAATCCAAAATGTTCATCAATTTAATAATGAAGACCAAGTTAGAAAATTAATTGTTAGAGATTTAGGAATAAAATCAAAAGCTAATTATAAAAGTTTATTTACCTCAGAATTATTTGATTTAACAACAATATTTTCTGAAGTTATTAACTCTAATGAATTTCAAATTAAAGATTTATTAGGTAATGAAGATTTTAAAAATCATATTAAGAATCAAAAATTTACTCCAATAGATTCAGATAAAGAAAAAGAATTTACTGACGAGGATATAAACGGAGCAATAAATTATATTTCTGCATTTGAAAAAACAAATAAGACATCAATTTTAAATAATAAATTGGATCAAATTGAAAAATTTGTTCAAAAGCAAGTTAATGACAACCTTATTGAAGATTTTAAATATGACTCAACTCAAAATAAAGTAACAATTGAATCACATAATGGCCGTGAAGCAGTTGATTATATTTTTGACACAATTGTTGAATATGTACTAAATGTAGAAATAAAAGAGAAAGGTAAGAGATAA
- the lysS gene encoding lysine--tRNA ligase: MERKYSEQEQVRRTKVNELAKKNIRAFNSTIKPTISSREMIELFEKKNREEIDALKKDVIFNGRVITQRGPFLVLQDRYGNMQIYVDKKTLDEISTEVIKQLDLGDIISVEGLVSKTNTDALVIKARKITLLTKALKPLPDKYHGLVDSEERRRHRYVDTIVNEESKKTFILRTQIIKGVREFFDNLDYLEVDTPVLQPILGGAAARPFITFYNALNRDFYLRIATELPLKKCIVGGLDRVYEIGRIFRNEGVDSTHNPEFTSIEFYEAYSDMWGMMERTEGVFKHLTNKLKIDKVKFNGFDIEFKYPFKKINMVDAVSEKIGVDLRKLNDAQAIELAKKHHIKVEKYYKLGHVINDLFEKYIEETLIQPTFVYGHPIEISPLAFKELDDERFTQRAELFIGTKEFANMFTELSDPIDQLQRFESQLEERENGNEEANEIDWDFVNALEYGLPPTGGCGIGIDRLIMLLTQNDSIRDILLFPQLKDLK, encoded by the coding sequence ATGGAAAGAAAATATTCAGAACAAGAACAAGTGCGAAGAACAAAAGTGAATGAATTAGCTAAAAAAAATATTCGTGCTTTTAATTCAACAATTAAACCAACAATTTCTTCAAGAGAAATGATTGAATTATTTGAGAAAAAAAATCGTGAGGAAATTGATGCTCTTAAAAAAGATGTCATTTTTAATGGTAGAGTAATTACCCAAAGAGGACCTTTTTTAGTTTTACAAGATCGTTATGGCAATATGCAAATTTATGTTGACAAAAAAACATTGGACGAAATTTCAACTGAAGTTATTAAGCAACTAGATTTAGGCGATATTATTAGTGTTGAAGGACTTGTTTCAAAAACAAATACTGATGCATTAGTAATTAAAGCAAGAAAAATTACTTTATTAACAAAAGCACTAAAACCTCTTCCTGACAAATATCATGGATTAGTTGATTCTGAAGAAAGAAGAAGACATCGTTATGTTGACACAATCGTTAATGAAGAATCAAAGAAAACTTTTATTTTAAGAACACAAATCATTAAAGGGGTAAGAGAATTTTTTGATAATCTTGATTATTTAGAAGTTGATACCCCAGTGTTGCAACCAATTTTAGGTGGAGCAGCAGCAAGACCATTTATTACATTTTATAATGCTTTGAATCGCGATTTTTATTTACGAATTGCAACTGAGTTACCGCTGAAAAAATGTATTGTTGGTGGACTAGATCGTGTTTATGAAATTGGACGGATTTTTCGGAATGAAGGAGTTGATAGTACACACAATCCAGAATTTACTTCAATTGAATTTTATGAAGCATATTCTGATATGTGGGGAATGATGGAAAGAACAGAGGGTGTTTTTAAACATCTAACAAATAAACTAAAAATTGATAAAGTTAAATTTAATGGTTTTGATATCGAATTCAAATACCCATTTAAAAAAATTAATATGGTTGATGCTGTTTCAGAAAAAATTGGTGTTGATTTAAGAAAATTAAATGATGCACAAGCAATTGAATTAGCAAAAAAACATCATATTAAGGTTGAAAAATATTATAAATTAGGTCATGTTATCAATGATTTATTTGAAAAATATATTGAAGAAACATTGATTCAACCAACTTTTGTGTATGGTCATCCAATTGAAATTAGTCCCCTGGCATTTAAAGAATTAGATGATGAAAGATTTACCCAAAGAGCTGAGTTATTCATTGGAACAAAAGAATTTGCAAATATGTTTACAGAATTATCTGATCCAATTGATCAACTTCAAAGATTTGAATCGCAATTGGAAGAAAGAGAAAACGGTAATGAAGAAGCAAATGAAATTGATTGAGATTTTGTTAATGCTTTAGAATATGGGTTACCACCAACAGGTGGATGTGGTATTGGGATTGATCGTTTAATTATGTTATTAACACAAAATGATTCAATTAGAGATATTCTTTTATTCCCACAATTGAAAGATTTAAAATAA